A stretch of Planctomycetaceae bacterium DNA encodes these proteins:
- a CDS encoding biopolymer transporter ExbD, which yields MRLPSNTNQRSPLRFNITPLIDVVFLLIIFFLVASHFVRNEQSEPVHLPAAGQAENDAEPVRFRLTITIDRTGLFFVAGEQQEAADVLRQIEDLKRNATEEGEVPEVRIRTDRESEYRHVRMLLEQCASLGIRTVRFAVTVEA from the coding sequence ATGCGTTTGCCATCAAATACAAATCAGCGATCACCTTTGCGTTTCAATATCACGCCGCTGATTGACGTGGTGTTCCTGCTGATCATTTTTTTCCTGGTGGCCAGCCACTTTGTTCGAAACGAACAATCGGAGCCTGTCCATTTGCCTGCAGCAGGACAGGCAGAAAACGATGCAGAACCCGTCCGGTTTCGACTAACAATTACCATCGACCGGACGGGATTGTTTTTTGTGGCAGGCGAACAACAGGAAGCAGCCGACGTCCTGCGGCAGATTGAAGACCTGAAACGGAACGCCACGGAAGAAGGTGAAGTCCCAGAGGTTCGTATCCGAACAGATCGTGAGTCTGAATATCGTCACGTGCGAATGCTGCTGGAACAATGCGCATCTCTTGGTATTCGAACCGTACGATTTGCCGTCACTGTCGAGGCATAA